The nucleotide window TGGCGGTCGTCTCCAGGGTGGGCCTTTCCGACGTGGTGGCCGGGCTCCCCGGCGAGCCCGGCTTCCCGGACGACGAGCCGCAGACCAGGGCGGTCGCCGCCACCTGCGGCCCGGTGCGGGTCTGGTCGGTCTACGTACCCAACGGCCGTGAGATCGGTCACGACCACTACGCCTACAAGCTGCGCTGGCTGGCGGCGCTGCGCGCGGCGGTCACCGAGGACGCGGTCGGCGAGCGCCCGTTCGCCGTCCTCGGCGACTACAACATCGCCCCCACCGACAACGACGTGTGGGACCCGGCCCGCTTCGAGGGGCTCACCCACGTCACCCCCGCCGAGCGCGCCGCCCTCGCCGAGCTGCGCGAGGCCGGCCTGACCGACGTCGTCCCGCGCCCGCTCAAGTACGACCAGCCCTTCACCTACTGGGACTACCGCGAGCTGTGCTTCCCCAAGAACCGCGGCATGCGCATCGACCTGGTCTACGGCAACGCCCCGTTCGGCAAGGCCGTCTCCGACGCCTACGTCGACCGCGAGCAGCGCAAGGGCAAGGGCGCCTCCGACCACGCCCCGGTGGTGGTCGACCTGGACGTGTGAGGCCCCGTTTTACGTCCCGTTTTACGCCCTGTAGCCCGCGGCGGCCAACGCCTCGCACGGTGTCGCCCCCGCCGGGCGGCGCCCGCCCCTACGCTCGGCGGTCATGACCGTCAACCACCTGTCCGCCCTCGCCCTGCGCGTCTCCGACGCCGAACTCGAACCCGAGCCGCTCGACCCGGCGCAGATCGTCTCCGGCACCCCGCGGGTGACCGGCACGGTGGTCGCCGAGTCCGCCGACGGCACCCGGGCCTACGGCGTCTGGCAGATCACCCCCGGCGTGGTCACCGACACCGAGGCCGACGAGATGTTCGTGGTGCTCAGCGGCCGGGCCACCATCGAGGTGGCCGGCGGCCCGGTGCTCGAGGTCGGCCCGGGCGACCTGTGCGTGCTGCGCGAGGGCGACCGCACCACGTGGACGGTGCACGAGACGCTGCGCAAGGCGTACAGCGTGCGGCTGTGACCGGCCGGGTCCGGCGACAACCGCCCCGGACGGTGCCAGGCTTGGCGCCATGGGGATCTCGCTGTTCGGCAGATGGCGCGCACGGCACGGCGGACGGGGCACGGTGACCGTGCCGGAGGCGGCCGGGGCGGACCCGCGGGGCATGGCGGCGCTGCTCGCCGAGTGCGAGCTGCTGCGCGCCCAGGCCGGGGCCGCCGGGGTCCGGCTCGACGACACCCCCGCCTCGCTGGCCGCCCTCGACCAGCTTCCGCCGCGCTGGCGGGACGACCCGGACAACCTGACCTGGCTCGGCAACGACGCCGGGCTCTACCTCGGCACCGTGATCGTCCGCACCGTCCCCGGCGCCGCCTGGCACCTGTGCCCCGGCGGCCGTCCGGTCGTCCGCCTCTCCTCCGGCCGCGAGATCGACGTGGTCGAAGCCGGCCACGGCTGGGCCGGCAGCGGCACCCCGGAACTGGCCCAACTCCACGCCGAGGCCGCCGAGGGCCACTGACGCCGTCCGCCCCGGGGCGCTCCGGGGCGGACGGCGGCCCACGGGCCGGCGAGGTGGCGCTCTACCGCGGGACGGCGGAGCCGGGGCAGCGGGCGGCGGTGTCGGAGACCAGCCAGCCGTGTGCGGCGCGCAGGGAGCGCTGGTAGCAGGCGCCGTCGTCCGTGGTGCCCAGGTAGTCCTCGGCCGAGGTGCCGTCGGCGGTGAGGACGGCGCCGTGGGCGCGGGCGAGTACGCCGGTGGCGTGCAGGTGGTCGTCGGTGAGGGCGGTCAGGCGCGGGCCGGAGCCGGAGTCGGTGGTGTCCAGCAGTCGGCGGCCCTGCGTCACGGTGGCCTGGAGCCGGTAGTCGTCGTTGTCGACGAGTGAGGCGACGTCGCTGTCGACGTCGATCGGGTAGGCCCACCGGTGGGTCGCGGTGCGCGGGCGGTGGCCGGCGCGCGTGGTGGTGACGGTGGTGGCGCCGGTGTCGCGCTGGTGCGTCACCTGGTGGCGGCCGTCGGCGGAGACCGCGTCGGTGTTGGTGTAGTCCAGGTGCTGCTCGACGGTGGTGGTGACGCGGCCGGCGGAGGTGTCGAGGTAGCCGCGGACCGTCCACCGGCGGTCGGTGGCCACCCGTACGTCGGTGTGGCCGTCGGCGCCCTTGGTCTCGGTGGTGGAGACCGCGGGGCGGGTGGTGAGGGTGTCGGTGACCACCCGGCCGCCGGTGCGGGCGCGCCGGTGGTCGGTGTCGAGGAAGAGTGAACCGCCCACGGTCCAGGTGTCGTTGGAGCCGTACGGGGTGATGGTCAGGGTGTGCGGTCGGCCGTCGGTGAGTTCACCGGCGAACGGTGTCAGCTCCAGGTCGTAGGCGAGGGTGCGGAACTGGTCGACGGCGGCCACCGGACGCCACAGGGTGGGCACGATGCCGCCGGAGTAGACCACCGGGTAGGGCTGGGCCAGCCCCGCCGGGCGGCCGTCCACCAGCACCTGCACCTCCCGGTAGGGGCCGCCGCCGCACAGCAGGTCGGGCGCGGTGGCCGCCAGGTCGTCCGGGACGGCGGTGAACCACTGCTCGTCGCAGCCGCCGCCGCGGGCGTACAGCTCCAGCCGGGCCCGGGTCAGGTTGCGCGGGAAGGTCACCGAGGTGGTCGCGGAGGCGCCCTTGGCCAGTTCGAACCAGGGCGCGGCGCCGGGCTCGGCGCGGGCCACCGGGACGACCCGGTCGGCGGTGCGGACGGCCGGGTGGCGGGCGTCGGCCAGGTAGTAGGTGAAGGTGAGCCGCATGTGGTAGACGCCGGTGTAGGTGGCGTTGACGACGTTGCCCAGCTCGACCTGGAGCGGCTGGGCGGTGGTCAGCAGCGGGGTGAACTCGGTGATGTCCTTGTCGACGTGCCAGGAGATCCCGTCCTCGTCCGGCTCCGGGGTGCTGGTGCGGAATATCTCGGCGCCGCCCAGCCAGACCCCGGCCAGCCGGTCGTACTGGCGCCCCTTGACGCTCCCCGACCAGTCCATGACGACCTTGTTCCACCGCTGGCCGGCGCAACCGGGCGGCGGGGTGACCGTGGTGGCGAACGGCGGGCCGCCCAGGGTGTCGCCGAAGTCGTGCTCCATCACGGTCACCGTGCAGTGGCGGGTGTCCGGCCGGTCGACGGCGGGCGCGGCGGAGACCGGATCCTGGTAGTCCACGGCCGGGTTGGAGCCGGTGCGCGGGGTCTGCCCGCCCCAGGCGGGCGGGGTGACCGCACCGGCCAGCAGCACGGCGGCCCCGGCGAGGAGCGCCCCGCGCCACGCCCTGCGCACGTGTCCGTAACGTCTCATCCGCGCACCCTTTCTGATCGCCCGTGACCTCTCCTGATCACCGTCGCCGGTACGCTTCCGCAATCGCGGCGTGGCGACAACCCCGTGGCGACCGGGGGTTGGTTCGGCCCGGCGTGCGCTGGTTCCGGCGATTGGGCGGGCATTATGGGGCAAAGCGGACATCGCCCACCGCAGACCGACCGGGAGACACAACATGGAATCCCTGGAAAAGCTCCCCAACATCGGCGCCATCCTCGCCGACCGCCTGCGCGACGCCGGCGTGCGC belongs to Streptantibioticus cattleyicolor NRRL 8057 = DSM 46488 and includes:
- a CDS encoding exodeoxyribonuclease III — its product is MRIATWNVNSVTARLPRLLAWLESTGTDVLCLQELKVAADAFPHEPLRELGYEAAVHADGRWNGVAVVSRVGLSDVVAGLPGEPGFPDDEPQTRAVAATCGPVRVWSVYVPNGREIGHDHYAYKLRWLAALRAAVTEDAVGERPFAVLGDYNIAPTDNDVWDPARFEGLTHVTPAERAALAELREAGLTDVVPRPLKYDQPFTYWDYRELCFPKNRGMRIDLVYGNAPFGKAVSDAYVDREQRKGKGASDHAPVVVDLDV
- a CDS encoding cupin domain-containing protein encodes the protein MTVNHLSALALRVSDAELEPEPLDPAQIVSGTPRVTGTVVAESADGTRAYGVWQITPGVVTDTEADEMFVVLSGRATIEVAGGPVLEVGPGDLCVLREGDRTTWTVHETLRKAYSVRL
- a CDS encoding DUF6278 family protein — its product is MGISLFGRWRARHGGRGTVTVPEAAGADPRGMAALLAECELLRAQAGAAGVRLDDTPASLAALDQLPPRWRDDPDNLTWLGNDAGLYLGTVIVRTVPGAAWHLCPGGRPVVRLSSGREIDVVEAGHGWAGSGTPELAQLHAEAAEGH
- a CDS encoding peptide-N4-asparagine amidase produces the protein MRRYGHVRRAWRGALLAGAAVLLAGAVTPPAWGGQTPRTGSNPAVDYQDPVSAAPAVDRPDTRHCTVTVMEHDFGDTLGGPPFATTVTPPPGCAGQRWNKVVMDWSGSVKGRQYDRLAGVWLGGAEIFRTSTPEPDEDGISWHVDKDITEFTPLLTTAQPLQVELGNVVNATYTGVYHMRLTFTYYLADARHPAVRTADRVVPVARAEPGAAPWFELAKGASATTSVTFPRNLTRARLELYARGGGCDEQWFTAVPDDLAATAPDLLCGGGPYREVQVLVDGRPAGLAQPYPVVYSGGIVPTLWRPVAAVDQFRTLAYDLELTPFAGELTDGRPHTLTITPYGSNDTWTVGGSLFLDTDHRRARTGGRVVTDTLTTRPAVSTTETKGADGHTDVRVATDRRWTVRGYLDTSAGRVTTTVEQHLDYTNTDAVSADGRHQVTHQRDTGATTVTTTRAGHRPRTATHRWAYPIDVDSDVASLVDNDDYRLQATVTQGRRLLDTTDSGSGPRLTALTDDHLHATGVLARAHGAVLTADGTSAEDYLGTTDDGACYQRSLRAAHGWLVSDTAARCPGSAVPR